In a genomic window of Meleagris gallopavo isolate NT-WF06-2002-E0010 breed Aviagen turkey brand Nicholas breeding stock chromosome 1, Turkey_5.1, whole genome shotgun sequence:
- the LOC104912719 gene encoding anoctamin-2-like: MKIENTNEDGEDKLTWNDRMPGYAANFGLMLFMNCYHKVELLQDLLPWLHIHVGPSFQTTRTYWQITLTFSAVFGVIVYRITTSAALLFSTSETTRSNVRVTVTATAVIINLIVILILDEIYGAVAKWLTEIEMPKTEKTFEERLILKAFLLKFVNSYAPIFYVAFFKGRFVGRPGHYVYVFDGYRMEECAPGGCLMELCIQLSIIMLGKQLIQNNLFEIGIPCVSQPYLLPHFICMTQ; this comes from the exons gATGGAGAAGACAAATTGACTTGGAATGACCGTATGCCTGGATATGCAGCAAATTTTGGATTGATGTTATTTATG AATTGCTATCATAAAGTAGAACTTCTGCAGGACCTCCTTCCCTGGCTTCACATACATGTAGGTCCTTCATTCCAAACCACCAGAACCTATTGGCAG ATTACACTGacattttctgcagtatttGGTGTGATCGTATACCGCATTACTACATCAGCAGCTTTGTTATTCAGCACAAGTGAGACAACCAGGTCAAATGTTCGAGTGACTGTAACTGCCACTGCTGTCATCATTAATCTCATTGTCATACTTATACTTGATGAAATTTATGGAGCTGTTGCCAAATGGCTGACAGAAATTG AGATgccaaaaacagagaaaactttTGAGGAGAGACTGATTTTGAAGGCATTCCTGCTGAAGTTTGTGAATTCATATGCACCAATTTTTTATGTTGccttttttaaaggaag ATTTGTTGGCCGTCCTGGTCATTATGTGTATGTGTTTGATGGTTACCGAATGGAAGAA TGTGCTCCAGGAGGCTGTTTGATGGAACTCTGTATTCAGCTCAGCATCATTATGCTTGGAAAACAATTGATTCAAAACAATCTGTTTGAAATTGGAATCCCGTGCGTATCCCAGCCTTATCTGTTACCACACTTTATTTGTATGACACAGTAA